TCGCGCGCCGTGGCCGGGGCAACGCGTGTGTCACTTCGGCGTGCGAATGCGCATGAGTCCTTCCTGCGCAACCGACGCCACCAGCACGCCGTCGCGGGTGAAGATCGAGCCGCGCACGAAACCGCGCGCCCCCGCCGCAGCGGGACTGTCCATCACATACAGCAACCACTCGTCGGTGCGGAAGGGGCGATGCATCCAGAGTGAGTGATCGAGCGACGCCATCTGCAGCCCTTTGGTACGAAAGGCGATCCCGTGGGGGCCGAGGGCGGTTGGGAGGAGCCCGTAGTCCGAGGCGTAGGCCAGCACGGCCTGATGCGTGAGCGCGTCGTCGGGGAGCGGCCCAGCGGCGCGGAACCAGACGTGTCGAACGGGCGGGCGCACCTCGGCGCGGAACGGGTCGTTCGGGACGACCGGGCGGAAGTCGATGGGACGATCCTGCGTGAGGACGGGGCGCAGCGATTCGGGGATGCGATCGGCCATCTCACGGATGAGCGAGAGTTCGGGGGCGAGCGACTCCGGGGGGACGACCTCGGGCATTCCCTCCTGGTGCTCGAGCCCTGGCTCGGCGATGTGGAAGGAGGCCGAGAGGTTGAAGATCGCCTGGCCGTGCTGGATGGCGGTGACGCGACGCGTGGTGAAGGAGTTGCCGTCGCGCAGGCGATCGACGAAGTAGACGATGGGTGCGTTGAGGTCGCCGGGGAGGATGAAGTAGCCGTGCACCGAGTGGGCCTCGCGTTCGCCCTCCACGGTGCGGCGTGCCGCCACGAGTGCCTGGGCAAAGACCTGGCCGCCGAAGACGCGTCCCGTCCCGACATCGCGATTGCTGCCGCGATAGATGTTGACCTCGAGCGGCTCGAGGTCGAGGAGGGCGAGGAGGTCAGCCGATGCAGCGGACATGTTGATCCTGGATGATGAAGGGGCGGCGGGGCGCGTCGTGGATCGCGCCGCGCGTCGGTAGAGCCGTGCACTTCGGCGCCGGCGTGCGGCGCCGCACGTGCAGTCAGTTGGTGACCTTCGCTGGTGGACTCAGCAGGCGCTCGCCACTGGTGTTCGCCACTGATGCTGGCCCTTGGTGTTCACCGCGGTGCACACGTCAGCTTCGCGCGATCGCGTGCACCCGCTGGCGCACCGCGTCGAAGCGCGGATCGCTGCGCAGCGGGGCGAGCAGCGGGTCGGCGTCGAGGGCGAGGAGCCAGTAGTCACGCGCGTCGATCGCCCGGTCGAGGGCGGCAAAGGCGGCGTCGTGCGCACCTAACGACGCGTGCACCGCCGCCAGGGCGACGGATGGCACGAGCTCCCCGCCGCCATCGCCGCGTTCCTCGAGTTCGGCGAGGATGGCGCGCGCCCCCGCGGCGTCGCCGGCCCGGGCGTGCGCGCAGGCCAGGTTGGCGACGCCCCACGCATGCCGGCGCGAGAGGGCCACCGAGCGCTCGAGGTGGGTGACGGCGCGCGCGGTGTCGCCGGCCTCGAGGAGGGCGAGCCCCAGGCGGCGGTGCACCTCGCTCGCGGCGGGATGCAGCGCGGCGTGCGCATCGAGCACCTCCACGGCCCCGGCGGCGTCGCCGACGAGGAGAAGGGCGAAGCCGAAATCGTTGACCGGGTCGACCGATCGCGGATCGAGCCGTTGCACCTCGCGGCCTAACGCGCGCACCGCCTCCGCGTTGCCGCGGGCGGCGTGGGCGTACAACAGCGACTGGCGTGGAACGACCAACGATGGATGGCTGGCCAGGAGCTGCGCCCCGAGCGTGTCGGCCAGCGCGAGGTCCCATTCGTAGAACGTCGCATTGGCCAGGAGCGAGGCGGTCGCCAGCGGCTCGTCGGGGTCGATGGCGAGGGCGCGGCGCGCCTGTTCGCGCGCGCGATCGCGGGCCCCGCGCGGTGGGAGGGCGAGGAAGATCCCGAAGTTGGTCCACAGCATCGCCAGCCCGCCGAAGGCCCCGGCGATCGCCCCATCCAGGCGGATCGCCCGGTCGAAGCACTGCATCGCGAGCTTGACCCCGATCGGGCGCTGCTCCGAGTGGAAGCGCCCCATCAAGTAGAGGTCGAAGGCCTCCGGATGGTCGCTGATCGGGCGTCGCACCCGCTCGCGCCACGCATCGGTCGGTGTCACCCCACAGACCTCCGCCACTCGCTCCGCCAGCTGTGAAACGCCGCTCGTGAAGGTGAGGGGAGTCATGGTGACTTCGGTGCGCTCGGCGCGCTCCTCGCGCCCACCACCACCGTCGGCCGCGATGACCGTGATCGTCACCTCCGCCCGCAGCTCGCCCGCTTCATCGCTCACCGTACCGGAGACGACGAGATCGGCGCCGACCGCGGCCGCGCAGGTGACGGGCGACTCGGTCGTCCCGCGAAAGGTCGACGAGGTCCCGCGCCCGATCACCGCGAGCCCCGGGAGCTGCGAGAGCGCCATCACGAGCTCATCCGAGACCCCCTCGGCCACGTGAGCGCTCCCCCCATCCACGCCTCGGCTGGAGGCGAACGGGAGAACGAGCACCGTGCAACCGGGGCGCTGTGCGATGGGGGGGAGGGCGGGGGTCATGCCATGATCGAGGCGTTCGCGAACATATCGCTCGCGCCCCCCGCTTCGCCACGGCCGTCCTCTGACTTCGGGACCGTGTCAGCGGTGGCGAGCCGGCGCGGCGGCACCGTCCCTCTTGGCAAGGGGTGGTCAATGTGCAGGCGTGTCGTCTGCACGGCGATCACGACGCGTTTCCCGCGAGGACGTTGAGGCGGCGCAGCTGCTCCGTGGTTCCGAGGACGATGAGGATGTCGTCGGCGCCGAGCGAGAGCGTCGCCGGGGGAGACGTGAGCAGGTGCCCGCTCCCGCCTTCGCTCACGGCGAGCAGCGTGACGCCGAGTTCGTCGGCGAGACGGCACTCGGCCAGGGGACGCCCGTCCAGCCGGCTCTTCGGGCGAACCGTCACCTCGCGCAGCCAGACTTCCACGTCGCGGGAGTGCATGACGAGGTCGAGGAAGTCGCTGACGCGCGGGCTCTGGAGCTGCGCGGCGATGCGGCGACCGGCGAGCCGGTAGGGCGAAATCACCTGATTGGCACCGGCTCGCATCAGCTTGCTCGCCGCTTCGTCGGCGCCGCCGCGGGCGACGATCTGCAGCGTGCCGTTCATGCCGCGCGCGGTGAGGGTGATGACGATGTTCGCGGTGTCTTCTCCAGAGGCAGCTACGAGCCCCGCCGCGCGCGCGATCCCGGCGCGGGCGAGGACCGCTTCGTCGGTTGCGTCGCCGGTGACGCAGGGGAAGCGATCGCCCAGGCGCTGGAGCGCAGAGGGATCCCTCTCCACCACCACGACCTGCAGCCCGTCTTCCTCCAGGTCGAGCGCAACCTGCTCTCCCACGCGACCGTAGCCACAGACGATCTGGTGCCCGGTCATCGCATCGATCTGTCGTTGCATGCGTCGGCTCCTGACCACGCCGGTGAGCGAGCCGCCGATCACGTATTCGGTGAACGTGCCGGCGATGAAGAAGAAGGTCCCGACCCCAGTGATGAGGATGACGATGGTGAAGAGGCGCCCAGCATCGCTGAGTGGGTGCACCTCCATGAAGCCCACCGTGGTGAGCGTCGTGATCGTCATGTAGAGCGCGTCGACGACCGTCCACCCCTCAAGCTGCCGGTAACCGATAATGCCGGCGGCGATGATCAGCAGCAGCACGAGGATCCCCTTGCGCAGGCGGGCCTGCGCGGCGAGGACGGCGGCCGATCGGTGGTCGAGGTGAGCGCTCATGCCTCGGTCACGCTGGCAAAGGGGGTGTCATGACCATGGGAGAGCCCGCCCGCTCGCACCATCGGCGGGATGCCGATGAGAGGGCCACGAACTCCCACTGGCGCTGCCACGATCGTGGCACGTCTCGGGAACCGGAATTACCGCCCCCGAGTAAGGCTTTAGATTGCCACGCCGATCCTTGAGGAACCGCATGTCGTCCGCTCCCCATCGCTTCCCGCCCCGTCGCCGCCGCCTGCGAGCCATGCTCGCGGGGGGACTGCTGGCCGTGGCGACGCAGGGAGCGGTTGGCGCGCCAACTTCGCTGGCGGCGCAGACGGCGGCTGGGGGGGCGGCACGCCCGCTCGCCTTCGGGATCGGCGAGTCGATGGTGTACGACGTGAAGTACGGGATGTTCAACGTCGGGACCGCGCGCATGGAGGTGGTGGGGCTCGACACGTTGCGCGGCCGCCGGGTGTGGCACACCAAGCTCGAGATCAGCGGCGGGATTCCGGGCTATCGCGTGCATGACGTCCTGGAGAGCTGGATCGACGTCGAGACGTTCAACTCGTTGCGCCATCGGCAGGAAACGGTCGAGGGGAAGCGCGAGCGGACGAAAGTCTACGAGATCTACCCCGAGCGCGGTGTCTTTCGCGAGGACGCCAAGCCCGAGCGGCCCACGGTCGCCAATCCGCTCGACGAAGGGGCGTTCATCTTCTTCGTGCGCAACCAACCGCTGGAGGTTGGCCGCACGTACGACTACCCGCGCTACTTCATCCCCGACCGCAACCCGGTCACGGTGATCGCTGCGCGGCGCGAGAAGCTCACCGTCCCGGCCGGGACCTTCCAGACGATCGTCATCAAGCCGATCATCAAGTCCAAGGGGGTCTTCTCGAAGAACGGGCGCGCCGAGATCTGGTTCACCGACGACGAGCGCCGCCTGATGGTGCGCATGGAGACGCACGTGGTCTTCGGGACGATCTCGTTGCAGCTGCGGGAGTTCTCGCAGGGCGCCACGCCCTGACGGGCAGGCGACCGATGCCCCGTCCGAGGACGGCCGCGTTAGGCGACCGCGCCGTACCCGGCGCGGCTCAGTAGGGGAGTCCCACCGTCACGCCGACCGCGCGCGGCGTGAGCAGCGGTGACCAGGTGAAGCCGCGCCGGCCTTCTCTCGACGTGTCGTCGCTCCCGTTCGCGGCCGCGCTCAGCTGCGCGCGTCCGCGCGCCACCGTCACGCGCGCCACGCCGCCACCGATCAGGAGCGCCAACGGGTAGTCGCTCGCCCAGTGCACCCCGTTGTTGACCATCGCGAAACCGAGCACCGTCATCAACGAATAGCCGAGTGGTCGCACGAACGCCTTCTCGGGGTAGTTGAGGGCCACGATCTCCACCGTCGACATGGCCGCGGCCATGTGGCCCGACGGCATCGCATCGTACGCGGGGACATTGGCGTTGTAGTCGCCCAGCGCCGGAAACGGGCGCCAGCGCCCGCGCGGCTCGGTGGCCTCGTTGGGCGTCTGCCGACCGAACGAGCGCTTGAGGAGTTGTGTGTACACGCCGAGCGAGACGAGCCCGGAGGTGATCTCGCTGGCGGTGGTGCGCGCGCGATTGTCGTTCTTCCGCATGCCGTGCACGAGGAATCCCCCCGCCACGAGCAGGTCGGTCGTCCCGTCCCCCAGGAAGTAGAGCGCCGACCCGAGCGTGCTCGGGATCGGGAGCTTCATGCCGGCAAAGCGCAGGTTGATCGACGGGTGGTTGGGCGGGAGGCCAACGTGACGCGCGAGCATGCGCGTCTTGTCGATCAGGTAGTCGTCCGCCGCATAGAGCGCGAGCGTGCTGACGGCGGTAGCCCCCCACTCCGGCAGGCTGCCGGGGCGCAGCCCGAGCGCGAAGGTCCCCGCCACCGTTGCTGGAATCTCGCGCGCCATGCGGAGCCGCACGGGGCGCCGGTACTCGAAGG
Above is a window of Gemmatimonadota bacterium DNA encoding:
- a CDS encoding DUF3108 domain-containing protein, which codes for MSSAPHRFPPRRRRLRAMLAGGLLAVATQGAVGAPTSLAAQTAAGGAARPLAFGIGESMVYDVKYGMFNVGTARMEVVGLDTLRGRRVWHTKLEISGGIPGYRVHDVLESWIDVETFNSLRHRQETVEGKRERTKVYEIYPERGVFREDAKPERPTVANPLDEGAFIFFVRNQPLEVGRTYDYPRYFIPDRNPVTVIAARREKLTVPAGTFQTIVIKPIIKSKGVFSKNGRAEIWFTDDERRLMVRMETHVVFGTISLQLREFSQGATP
- a CDS encoding phosphatase PAP2 family protein — translated: MTITRGAWRCLTAASLLSTTSAAAQGLPPDTLAGSATAAARAVPSPLAPDTLVRRVFNVRGPAQRYELGTHGTFEYRRPVRLRMAREIPATVAGTFALGLRPGSLPEWGATAVSTLALYAADDYLIDKTRMLARHVGLPPNHPSINLRFAGMKLPIPSTLGSALYFLGDGTTDLLVAGGFLVHGMRKNDNRARTTASEITSGLVSLGVYTQLLKRSFGRQTPNEATEPRGRWRPFPALGDYNANVPAYDAMPSGHMAAAMSTVEIVALNYPEKAFVRPLGYSLMTVLGFAMVNNGVHWASDYPLALLIGGGVARVTVARGRAQLSAAANGSDDTSREGRRGFTWSPLLTPRAVGVTVGLPY
- a CDS encoding potassium channel protein, coding for MSAHLDHRSAAVLAAQARLRKGILVLLLIIAAGIIGYRQLEGWTVVDALYMTITTLTTVGFMEVHPLSDAGRLFTIVILITGVGTFFFIAGTFTEYVIGGSLTGVVRSRRMQRQIDAMTGHQIVCGYGRVGEQVALDLEEDGLQVVVVERDPSALQRLGDRFPCVTGDATDEAVLARAGIARAAGLVAASGEDTANIVITLTARGMNGTLQIVARGGADEAASKLMRAGANQVISPYRLAGRRIAAQLQSPRVSDFLDLVMHSRDVEVWLREVTVRPKSRLDGRPLAECRLADELGVTLLAVSEGGSGHLLTSPPATLSLGADDILIVLGTTEQLRRLNVLAGNAS
- the tesB gene encoding acyl-CoA thioesterase II encodes the protein MSAASADLLALLDLEPLEVNIYRGSNRDVGTGRVFGGQVFAQALVAARRTVEGEREAHSVHGYFILPGDLNAPIVYFVDRLRDGNSFTTRRVTAIQHGQAIFNLSASFHIAEPGLEHQEGMPEVVPPESLAPELSLIREMADRIPESLRPVLTQDRPIDFRPVVPNDPFRAEVRPPVRHVWFRAAGPLPDDALTHQAVLAYASDYGLLPTALGPHGIAFRTKGLQMASLDHSLWMHRPFRTDEWLLYVMDSPAAAGARGFVRGSIFTRDGVLVASVAQEGLMRIRTPK